The Sphingobacterium bambusae genome includes a window with the following:
- the rpmA gene encoding 50S ribosomal protein L27 has translation MAHKKGAGSSKNGRESHSKRLGIKIFGGQQAIAGNIIVRQRGTLHNPDANVGVGKDHTLYALVDGTVVFRKKANNKSYVSVVPVVAAEQN, from the coding sequence ATGGCACATAAAAAAGGTGCGGGTAGTTCCAAGAACGGCCGTGAGTCACATAGTAAGAGATTAGGTATCAAGATTTTCGGTGGTCAACAAGCTATTGCTGGTAACATCATCGTACGTCAGCGTGGTACATTGCACAATCCTGATGCGAACGTAGGTGTTGGTAAAGACCATACATTGTACGCATTGGTTGATGGTACGGTAGTTTTCCGTAAGAAAGCAAACAACAAATCTTATGTATCAGTAGTTCCAGTTGTTGCTGCTGAACAAAACTAA